One part of the Thalassospira xiamenensis M-5 = DSM 17429 genome encodes these proteins:
- a CDS encoding DNA N-6-adenine-methyltransferase yields the protein MSKRSKGMGGHQSARANKDEWLTPPALLHALGEFDLDPCAPIKRPWNTAKTHYTVLDDGLRMPWFRRVFLNAPYGNALWLWMERLAKHGTGTALLFARTETKGFSKWVWDEATAILFLKGRLHFHHVNGDRAPRNAGAPSVLAAYGQYDADMLIDSGLEGQFVPLRVPRIFAIAWNPAHQSWREIIDQFTQGEGGTVSVAKLYELVRGHPKTGSNKHWKAKVRQTLQRGPFTPLGEGRWKANTCQPCEK from the coding sequence ATGAGCAAGCGATCAAAAGGGATGGGGGGCCATCAGTCAGCACGAGCGAACAAGGATGAATGGCTCACGCCGCCAGCGCTGCTTCATGCCTTGGGTGAGTTCGATCTCGATCCATGTGCCCCGATTAAACGCCCCTGGAACACAGCAAAGACCCATTATACAGTCCTTGACGACGGGCTGCGGATGCCGTGGTTCAGACGCGTGTTTCTGAATGCGCCTTATGGAAACGCGCTGTGGCTATGGATGGAACGATTGGCGAAGCACGGAACTGGAACAGCGCTGCTGTTTGCGAGAACAGAAACAAAGGGCTTCTCCAAATGGGTATGGGATGAAGCCACGGCGATTCTGTTTCTTAAAGGAAGGCTTCACTTTCACCACGTAAATGGGGACCGGGCGCCACGCAATGCGGGAGCACCATCAGTTTTGGCAGCCTATGGCCAGTATGATGCTGACATGCTGATAGACAGTGGTTTGGAGGGCCAATTTGTGCCCTTGCGTGTTCCCCGGATATTTGCCATCGCCTGGAACCCAGCACACCAGAGCTGGCGCGAGATCATTGACCAGTTCACTCAGGGAGAGGGCGGGACCGTTAGTGTCGCTAAGCTTTATGAACTGGTACGGGGACACCCCAAAACGGGATCGAACAAGCACTGGAAAGCCAAGGTGCGACAAACCTTACAGAGAGGGCCGTTCACCCCGCTTGGCGAAGGGCGATGGAAAGCAAATACCTGTCAGCCGTGCGAAAAATAG
- a CDS encoding helix-turn-helix transcriptional regulator — MSVPSEILRLKALGISHRQAARHIGVTETHMSRMLHRSGGAEPSVALRSYLLTMEFLDQAIRVQLLKALDQALSGQSIQAISPVNPPVRFNRRSGRGRPTVAETNEEAWALAEKLWHDPLGGTVNEIAYATGISRATLNRRLGSIKRARNTSQK; from the coding sequence ATGAGTGTTCCGTCAGAAATATTGCGCCTGAAAGCATTGGGTATTTCGCATCGTCAAGCTGCGCGCCATATCGGCGTGACCGAAACCCATATGTCGAGAATGCTTCATCGATCGGGCGGCGCGGAGCCGTCTGTGGCCTTACGTTCCTACTTGCTGACAATGGAATTTCTTGATCAAGCGATCCGTGTTCAGTTATTGAAGGCTCTTGATCAAGCTCTTTCCGGCCAATCAATTCAGGCAATTTCACCCGTCAATCCGCCCGTTAGATTTAACAGGCGGTCCGGACGGGGGCGCCCAACCGTTGCTGAAACGAATGAAGAGGCTTGGGCTCTCGCCGAAAAACTGTGGCACGACCCGCTTGGTGGAACAGTGAACGAGATTGCGTATGCGACAGGAATTTCACGAGCGACACTCAACCGGCGCCTTGGCTCAATTAAACGCGCAAGAAATACGTCTCAAAAATAA
- a CDS encoding DNA cytosine methyltransferase gives MIITVNSFFSGAGLFDIGLIEGGLQINKAFELDQKACETYRANLGDHIEHCDVTQTTVEDNSQCHGMIFTYPCNRYSTIGDIHGVRTGDDLFAHALRFIAIGAPEFYVVENVVGMRVFPVVMEAMTRLKQYYVQVFCPVRSDMWLPQRRNRLIIIGTRRPFNVRAPEGFRRMRLSEVFEEGARVTVPGSVLARLNGKYRDLPIISDPANDDIAPAAVAHYAKDKSTRLIVDKSYPLGVRPYTVREYARLQGVPDWVQFPVSDTEAYRQIGNGVSVPVGIWVAKEMTRYMNQSSLNPSLPMN, from the coding sequence ATGATCATCACGGTGAATTCTTTCTTCTCAGGCGCAGGCCTGTTTGACATTGGACTCATCGAAGGGGGACTTCAGATCAACAAGGCATTCGAACTCGACCAAAAAGCTTGCGAGACTTATCGAGCAAACCTTGGAGATCACATAGAGCACTGTGATGTAACGCAGACGACTGTTGAGGATAACAGCCAGTGCCACGGAATGATTTTCACCTATCCCTGTAACCGGTACTCAACAATTGGCGATATTCATGGCGTCCGCACAGGTGATGATCTGTTCGCCCACGCCCTTCGATTTATCGCTATCGGAGCTCCCGAATTTTATGTTGTGGAGAACGTCGTTGGCATGCGCGTGTTTCCGGTCGTCATGGAAGCAATGACACGGCTGAAGCAATACTACGTGCAAGTGTTCTGTCCAGTCCGATCAGACATGTGGCTGCCGCAGCGTCGCAATCGGCTGATCATCATTGGAACCAGGCGCCCATTCAATGTTCGAGCGCCTGAAGGATTTCGCAGAATGCGCTTAAGCGAAGTTTTTGAAGAAGGCGCGCGCGTAACGGTACCTGGATCAGTTTTGGCCCGACTGAATGGCAAATACAGGGATCTTCCAATTATTTCCGATCCTGCCAATGACGATATCGCGCCGGCTGCAGTTGCTCATTACGCCAAGGACAAGTCAACTCGACTGATTGTCGACAAGTCGTACCCGCTCGGTGTCCGACCTTACACAGTCAGGGAATATGCACGCCTTCAGGGCGTGCCTGACTGGGTCCAGTTTCCGGTGTCAGATACAGAAGCCTATCGCCAGATTGGCAATGGAGTGTCCGTCCCCGTCGGAATTTGGGTCGCCAAGGAAATGACCCGATACATGAACCAATCATCGCTCAACCCCAGTTTACCCATGAATTAA
- a CDS encoding phosphoadenosine phosphosulfate reductase family protein, with protein MTFQSSAARAGFEDIPASTVTEGSSFFSAEEIDVSQYDHIILCMSGGKDSIACLLHLIDMGTDLGKVELWHHDVDGREGSTLMDWPFMADYNRQLAMTYGLPIYFSWLEGGFEGEMLKENSHSRPHWVETPDGLIKLDRDTERAKPGTRRKFPQVSANLQTRWCSSALKIDVGRRALNNQTRFNGKRVLFITGERREESANRAHYNQLEPHACDRRSGRKARHVDSWRPVLHWEEDRVWDALKRHGVISPIPYRLGWGRSSCKKCVFNSSVIWATLNHYFPSSIDPIANYETLFGTTISRSRKNVVELANSTRPIEINDREALLQATRSDYYLPIIGSADAWLLPPGAFEKSGCGPS; from the coding sequence ATGACATTCCAATCATCCGCAGCCCGCGCAGGCTTCGAGGACATTCCGGCCTCAACGGTGACTGAGGGAAGCTCCTTCTTTTCTGCCGAGGAAATCGACGTCAGCCAATACGATCATATCATCCTTTGCATGTCCGGGGGAAAGGACTCAATTGCCTGCCTTCTCCATCTGATTGATATGGGAACTGACCTGGGCAAAGTGGAGCTTTGGCACCACGACGTAGACGGCCGGGAAGGATCAACCCTGATGGATTGGCCATTCATGGCCGACTATAATCGCCAGTTGGCAATGACATATGGATTACCAATTTACTTCTCGTGGCTTGAAGGCGGTTTCGAAGGAGAAATGCTCAAAGAAAACTCTCACAGCCGGCCGCACTGGGTTGAAACACCTGATGGCCTGATCAAACTGGATCGGGACACCGAGCGCGCAAAGCCCGGCACCCGCCGCAAATTTCCGCAAGTGTCGGCCAATCTCCAGACGCGTTGGTGCAGTTCGGCATTGAAAATTGATGTCGGTCGTCGAGCACTCAATAATCAAACCCGATTTAACGGTAAAAGGGTTCTCTTCATTACTGGTGAAAGACGTGAAGAAAGCGCGAACCGAGCCCATTACAATCAACTTGAACCGCATGCCTGTGATCGTCGTTCCGGGCGGAAAGCCCGACATGTAGACTCATGGCGTCCAGTCTTGCATTGGGAAGAAGATAGGGTTTGGGATGCGCTCAAACGGCATGGAGTCATTTCTCCAATCCCCTACCGGCTTGGCTGGGGGCGATCATCTTGCAAGAAGTGCGTTTTCAACTCCTCAGTGATCTGGGCAACCTTGAACCATTATTTCCCAAGCAGCATTGATCCCATCGCCAACTACGAAACTCTCTTCGGCACCACGATTAGCCGCAGCAGGAAAAATGTCGTTGAACTCGCGAACAGCACAAGGCCTATCGAAATCAATGATCGGGAGGCTTTATTGCAAGCCACTCGATCAGACTATTATCTCCCAATTATAGGCTCTGCCGACGCATGGCTATTGCCACCCGGCGCCTTTGAAAAGTCCGGATGCGGGCCGTCATAG
- a CDS encoding site-specific DNA-methyltransferase — protein sequence MSGRLPSHNQLVLPLLEVCNEAGGRIHAQDAYAAIEEKLSLTPAALEMTVRGGGNTTVSKFHHRVRWARHHAVESGLLQSSSRGVWELTAAAEDKLCRNQTGIVFTIWETELGQVLWGTAEQAAAVIEPGSIDLVYTSPPYPLLQPKEYGNLNSSDWLKWMGDLAEQWSGLLADTGSLVVNIGSISVAGKPFKDPYVARFEIDLIDRLGLHLVDEHFWHNPAKLPGPVQWVSVKKKRLKNSVEHLLWFAKSEDFKSNNDNVREAESPHTTRFRKNALESGKGLGRRPGGSVAGKGFLTSNGTSIPSVLQVQAHEGPHSAYRRACKEHDIRPHPAISPLALPDRFIRLTTEPGDLVYDPMAGSLATCYAAELLKRRWIGSELSAHYIAGGTLRFGS from the coding sequence ATGTCCGGAAGGCTTCCTTCACATAATCAGCTGGTTCTACCTTTATTGGAAGTTTGCAATGAGGCAGGCGGCCGCATCCACGCACAGGATGCATACGCAGCGATTGAAGAGAAACTGTCTTTAACGCCGGCCGCACTCGAAATGACAGTGCGAGGCGGGGGAAACACGACAGTTTCCAAGTTCCACCATAGGGTCAGATGGGCCCGCCACCATGCTGTTGAAAGCGGCTTGTTGCAGTCTTCATCGCGAGGTGTTTGGGAACTGACTGCTGCGGCTGAAGATAAACTCTGCCGAAATCAAACTGGTATCGTTTTCACGATCTGGGAGACCGAGCTGGGGCAAGTTCTATGGGGAACTGCCGAGCAGGCGGCTGCAGTAATTGAACCCGGCAGCATCGATCTGGTCTACACGAGCCCGCCTTATCCGCTACTTCAACCCAAAGAGTATGGGAACCTGAACAGCTCAGATTGGCTCAAATGGATGGGTGATTTGGCGGAGCAATGGTCAGGTCTTCTCGCAGATACCGGAAGCCTGGTCGTGAACATTGGTTCGATTTCCGTGGCTGGTAAGCCTTTCAAAGACCCGTATGTTGCTCGTTTTGAGATCGATTTGATTGATCGACTTGGTCTGCACTTGGTCGACGAACACTTCTGGCACAATCCCGCCAAGCTGCCGGGGCCCGTGCAATGGGTTTCAGTCAAGAAGAAGCGACTTAAGAATTCGGTCGAGCATTTGCTTTGGTTCGCGAAGTCTGAAGATTTCAAGTCAAACAACGACAACGTTCGCGAAGCTGAGTCACCTCACACAACCAGATTCCGGAAAAACGCTCTTGAGAGTGGCAAGGGCCTCGGCCGTCGCCCCGGTGGGTCAGTCGCTGGAAAAGGCTTTTTGACATCGAACGGCACTTCGATCCCGTCAGTGCTCCAGGTGCAAGCTCACGAAGGACCCCATAGCGCTTATCGACGGGCATGCAAGGAGCATGACATCAGACCGCACCCGGCCATTTCCCCGCTCGCACTACCGGACCGGTTTATTCGTCTCACCACTGAACCAGGCGACCTTGTCTATGATCCGATGGCCGGCTCTTTGGCCACTTGCTATGCCGCGGAACTGCTTAAACGTCGATGGATAGGCTCGGAACTGTCAGCACATTACATCGCTGGTGGAACACTTCGGTTTGGATCTTGA
- a CDS encoding replication initiator protein A, which produces MSEQSGQTGYQEVIVFDGSDDSDDASDVIDVSPLDALLPERHPQYDLFICDVADAVIKDLMPNMEHPFYSLSKKPERTVRTYEHNGQWLRVTPSVRGLATIYDKDILIYCVSQVIAKMKNGERASKRIRLNTRDLLQFTNRGTGGKDYKALSDALERIRGTTITTNIKTGNKVQTDTFGLIESSSIKRINGKDGRMISCEVTLSDWVFNAIRDREVLTLHRDYFRLRKPLERRIYEVARKHCGRQTTWKIKLENLLKKCGSASPIVQFRQKVKEITKTDHLPDYHVEYDRDQDLVIFVNKGTIPPLDVDADGDDNAPWGGALPIGAIDDAREVAPGWDPHFLESQWRQWVGDNDITPNNPGKHFRRFCQTWFDKRGTPS; this is translated from the coding sequence TTGAGTGAACAAAGCGGCCAAACTGGATATCAAGAGGTCATCGTCTTTGATGGCAGTGACGATAGCGACGATGCGTCGGACGTTATTGATGTCTCTCCACTAGACGCCCTGTTGCCTGAGCGACACCCGCAGTACGATCTTTTCATCTGTGATGTTGCTGACGCGGTTATCAAGGATCTGATGCCCAATATGGAGCATCCGTTCTATTCGCTGTCTAAAAAGCCCGAGCGAACTGTGCGAACGTATGAGCACAACGGACAATGGCTTCGCGTCACGCCGAGTGTTCGTGGCTTGGCAACCATCTATGACAAAGACATCCTTATCTACTGCGTCTCTCAGGTTATCGCAAAGATGAAGAATGGGGAGCGCGCATCCAAGCGCATTCGCCTTAATACCCGTGATCTACTTCAATTCACCAATAGGGGCACAGGTGGTAAGGACTACAAGGCACTTTCCGACGCCCTGGAGAGAATTCGCGGAACCACAATCACGACCAACATTAAAACTGGCAACAAAGTTCAGACCGACACATTCGGACTGATCGAATCTTCCTCCATAAAACGAATAAACGGAAAAGATGGGCGGATGATCAGTTGCGAAGTCACATTGTCAGATTGGGTATTCAACGCAATTCGCGACAGGGAGGTGCTAACTCTTCATCGCGATTATTTCCGCCTGCGAAAGCCTTTGGAGCGCAGAATTTATGAGGTTGCGCGGAAACATTGCGGCCGCCAGACAACATGGAAAATCAAACTTGAAAACCTGCTTAAAAAGTGTGGTTCAGCAAGTCCGATCGTGCAGTTCCGGCAAAAAGTCAAAGAGATCACCAAAACTGATCATTTGCCGGACTATCACGTTGAATATGATCGAGACCAAGACTTGGTGATCTTTGTCAACAAAGGCACTATCCCTCCGCTCGATGTAGACGCCGATGGCGATGACAACGCTCCATGGGGCGGGGCCCTTCCGATCGGAGCAATTGATGACGCAAGGGAGGTCGCACCAGGATGGGACCCGCATTTTCTTGAATCGCAATGGCGGCAGTGGGTAGGCGATAATGATATCACACCTAACAATCCCGGAAAGCACTTCCGCCGCTTCTGTCAAACATGGTTCGACAAGCGTGGGACACCGTCTTGA
- a CDS encoding NYN domain-containing protein yields MSVFDVSKSERVAVFIDGTNTHQSAKSLGYDIDFVKLRKVLKDSCDLRRMFYYTAIQPENPRSDQPNNPLRPLMDLLSFNGYTLVTKQLKPQQRGKPSIELALDAVLIASHIDRVILFSGDSDFTRLVHDLQMIYGLRVSIVSTQAKDPHVSDELRKQADDFIDMTNLKNVIARKAAQ; encoded by the coding sequence ATGTCGGTATTTGATGTAAGTAAGAGTGAACGGGTAGCCGTTTTCATTGATGGCACAAACACACACCAAAGCGCTAAAAGCCTTGGATATGACATCGACTTCGTCAAGTTGCGCAAAGTGCTCAAGGATAGCTGTGACCTGCGTCGCATGTTCTATTACACGGCAATCCAGCCTGAAAATCCCAGATCGGATCAGCCCAATAATCCGCTCCGACCGTTGATGGATTTATTGTCTTTCAATGGGTACACGCTGGTTACAAAGCAGCTAAAACCCCAGCAACGGGGAAAACCGAGCATTGAACTTGCCCTGGATGCGGTTCTAATCGCGAGCCACATCGATCGGGTAATTCTGTTCAGCGGCGACAGTGATTTCACCCGGCTGGTTCACGATCTGCAAATGATCTACGGGCTGCGGGTGTCCATTGTATCGACACAGGCCAAAGATCCGCATGTTTCCGACGAACTTCGGAAGCAGGCCGATGACTTCATCGACATGACCAATCTTAAAAATGTTATTGCCCGAAAGGCAGCGCAATAA
- a CDS encoding recombinase family protein: MQSIRTCCIVSIHKLITSIETIQKMIVGYLRARKSGPSLDHQRQMLREAGFLFETGEELLFIDEPNVETRQLAPKHLPEREAMLTKVKNGDTIVVPDYATLALSETDWLSVLGFISGRGASLRIVEPERHYEWSDIVMPAIREISNSALSVGAALRAEQTASARKAREETGRRGGRPSAAETYGERWDQAVALWKDPNGGTGREISEATGVPLGTLKRELKSMAKARAASTSGSK, from the coding sequence TTGCAGAGTATCAGAACTTGTTGTATAGTTTCAATACATAAATTGATAACAAGTATTGAAACTATACAAAAAATGATAGTAGGCTATCTTCGGGCGCGCAAATCAGGGCCATCTCTCGATCATCAACGCCAAATGTTGCGTGAAGCGGGATTCCTATTTGAGACCGGTGAAGAATTGTTGTTCATCGATGAGCCAAATGTGGAAACCCGGCAGCTGGCTCCAAAGCATTTGCCCGAGCGAGAGGCAATGCTAACCAAGGTCAAAAATGGTGACACGATTGTCGTGCCGGATTATGCGACGCTGGCGCTGTCCGAAACGGATTGGCTTTCCGTCCTTGGCTTCATCTCTGGTCGCGGAGCGTCGCTGAGAATTGTTGAACCTGAACGGCATTATGAGTGGTCGGATATTGTGATGCCTGCGATCAGGGAGATATCAAACTCGGCACTTTCTGTCGGTGCGGCCCTTCGTGCGGAGCAGACGGCATCCGCACGTAAGGCGCGCGAGGAGACCGGCCGACGTGGAGGTAGGCCTTCAGCAGCTGAAACCTATGGCGAAAGGTGGGATCAGGCAGTTGCCCTATGGAAAGACCCAAATGGAGGCACCGGCAGGGAAATCTCGGAAGCGACCGGTGTACCCTTGGGAACGCTCAAACGAGAGTTGAAATCAATGGCCAAGGCTAGGGCCGCATCAACCAGTGGAAGTAAATGA
- a CDS encoding helix-turn-helix domain-containing protein, with amino-acid sequence MELKDRIKALGLTQREFAGMLGKTQPTLARQLHGLQGMKAGPDIHNYLAALEMLRSNGLWEDFMKVAKIHPKTL; translated from the coding sequence ATGGAACTGAAAGATCGTATAAAGGCACTTGGCCTTACACAAAGAGAGTTCGCTGGGATGTTGGGGAAAACCCAACCGACACTTGCGCGACAGCTGCACGGGCTTCAGGGCATGAAAGCTGGGCCGGACATACATAATTATCTCGCTGCTCTGGAAATGTTGCGTAGCAATGGACTTTGGGAGGACTTCATGAAAGTTGCAAAAATTCACCCAAAAACTCTATGA
- a CDS encoding Y-family DNA polymerase: MGQPLFQVSDLVKQHAVIVKSSNYALYGDISRRVMSLIAGEVPDSAVYSIDEIFVDLDGMKCDLTEWARKLRAKIKHETGIPVGIGISRTKTLAKVANRLAKKSSKANGVLVLDDQKWIDLALARTEVSDVWGIGRRYSQKLAGMGISRAIDLRDMPDGQARSLMAVGGLRTVRELRGVRCIPLDDNPDQRETVCVSRSMGKEISGRDELNEVLNSFAGRACSKLRRLGLFSSRAQIFILSNRFKSNRPQFSRSCEIGFYPATNDTRIMCRLIGQNLNRIWAPGLEIKKAGILLVDICRPEDAPVDLFSIKPDTNNTLMAAIDKLSDRFGRNAVTIGRVPKPSGQNWYMTSSHRSPSYTTRWSDIPIVR; this comes from the coding sequence ATGGGGCAGCCGCTTTTTCAGGTGAGTGATCTGGTCAAGCAGCATGCCGTTATTGTCAAATCCAGTAATTACGCGCTTTATGGTGATATCAGCAGAAGGGTCATGAGCCTGATTGCTGGCGAGGTGCCCGATAGCGCGGTCTATTCTATAGACGAGATTTTTGTTGATCTTGATGGCATGAAATGTGACCTGACTGAATGGGCCCGCAAGTTGAGGGCAAAAATCAAGCATGAAACGGGTATTCCGGTTGGAATAGGCATTTCCCGCACAAAAACGTTGGCCAAGGTTGCCAATCGGCTCGCCAAGAAGTCTTCCAAGGCGAATGGTGTCCTGGTGCTTGATGATCAGAAATGGATTGATTTGGCCCTGGCACGAACGGAAGTGTCGGATGTTTGGGGAATTGGCCGCCGATATTCCCAGAAGCTCGCAGGAATGGGTATATCGCGCGCAATTGACCTGAGAGACATGCCCGATGGACAGGCGCGATCCCTCATGGCCGTCGGCGGACTTCGGACCGTTCGAGAATTGCGGGGTGTCCGCTGCATCCCACTCGATGACAACCCCGATCAACGTGAAACAGTTTGTGTTTCCCGATCCATGGGTAAAGAAATATCCGGCAGGGACGAATTAAACGAGGTTCTGAATTCATTTGCAGGGCGCGCCTGCTCTAAATTGCGCCGACTGGGTCTTTTTTCTTCTCGCGCACAAATATTCATACTCAGCAACAGATTCAAAAGCAATCGACCGCAATTCTCAAGAAGCTGCGAAATCGGTTTTTACCCTGCCACCAATGATACGCGCATAATGTGCCGGCTAATTGGTCAGAACCTCAACCGCATCTGGGCGCCGGGATTGGAAATCAAGAAAGCGGGCATTCTTCTTGTCGACATCTGCCGACCGGAAGACGCGCCAGTTGATCTCTTCTCGATCAAACCCGACACAAACAACACGCTAATGGCCGCGATCGATAAACTTTCCGACCGGTTTGGACGCAATGCTGTCACCATCGGACGAGTTCCCAAACCTTCTGGGCAAAACTGGTACATGACATCCAGCCATCGTTCGCCCAGCTACACAACACGTTGGAGTGATATCCCGATCGTTCGGTAA